The following are encoded together in the Anopheles nili chromosome 3, idAnoNiliSN_F5_01, whole genome shotgun sequence genome:
- the LOC128725685 gene encoding coiled-coil domain-containing protein 170, whose amino-acid sequence MSGKGDDESTGNSDKDWEIFDVLCGEENMPKHHTAHSPVHHHHHPPPSCNDHLAHSIDLATTLRSELAASTYKRDRLMAELSDVKSSLCAKESECESLRAQSARQTSLIGSLQQRLAAAEQREKTLHSRSETVVHTLHRDKGHLEEKIKELGAKLHRLQCELTKEEGLRDQARCQLQDLVRRLCLVLGVDVCDGAHLTPECVLGKTGETVSEVQRLRAKLAGTCENLSSAESELLSTKAAASAEKTRLHTQIEGLQSLSQGLEGRCRQAERDLQVTRDRLAECEVNGDKLREELRGFESRCCRLQNSYDRLQSERLQFLRTIATIVGVSEPCENNLRDKIRDLTNHNQALHDQMAQCREQHHQEAAKHREHQEASACRLKSEEQHRMNLEERLEKACHELQHFRSEHTTLSEYLLRLARALCWSECTEPPAPGSDTTILSETLLERAERLANHHEHHVHGICDKNCWESMNHHHHHHHTTHSHSATKLRRERSCTDLPLKESSTLYHMQRKVRVLKEQIQRRDLHLELLRRKIALLEDNARGKATLQTERDEAMHKARKNSKQAERTTQQLSEVKAQLAEVKLQLTEASEYKITALERARKCDELQARLCDLETERERLVGQLAAYKSRARSAVETSHDRRVRDEHAMSHLREELSRVKSQLADTNHRLSQLQVFRTSVAKLLHVADCADSDILQKLQSVCNGHGHHHHHHRHHSASNLSRRYDSSSPLATGDMHVSRYDDLTSGGGGRGDGGGGGGAGSQSLGCRPLSSSPVHNRRYIDSGFNDHDHHFDDDFDFHKKY is encoded by the exons ATGTCGGGTAAAGGTGACGATGAGTCGACGGGAAACAGCGACAAGGATTGGGAAATATTCGACGTTCTGTGCGGTGAAGAG AACATGCCAAAACACCACACCGCACACTCTCCGgtgcaccatcaccatcac CCACCACCATCCTGCAATGATCACCTGGCGCACTCGATCGATCTGGCCACGACGCTTCGTAGCGAACTGGCCGCATCGACGTACAAACGGGACCGGCTTATGGCGGAGCTTTCGGACGTGAAAAGCTCGCTGTgcgcgaaggaaagcgaatGCGAGTCCTTACGCGCCCAAAGCGCTCGTCAGACGTCCCTAATAGGATCTCTGCAGCAAAGGCTAGCGGCAGCGGAACAGCGTGAAAAAACGCTACACAGCCGCAGTGAAACCGTCGTTCACACGCTGCACCGTGATAAGGGTCATCTGGAGGAGAAGATCAAGGAACTGGGCGCAAAATTGCACCGTTTGCAATGCGAGCTGACGAAGGAAGAGGGCTTGCGAGATCAGGCCCGCTGTCAGCTGCAGGATTTGGTGCGTCGACTCTGTCTTGTGCTCGGGGTGGATGTGTGCGATGGAGCACATCTAACACCGGAATGTGTGCTTGGAAAAACGGGCGAAACCGTGTCGGAAGTGCAGCGATTGCGGGCTAAGCTGGCTGGGACTTGCGAGAACTTGTCGTCAGCGGAATCGGAGCTGTTGAGCACGAAGGCGGCTGCATCGGCGGAGAAAACGCGGTTACACACCCAGATCGAAGGATTGCAGTCATTGTCGCAAGGACTCGAGGGTCGATGTCGACAGGCTGAGAGAGATTTGCAGGTGACGCGAGATCGCCTAGCCGAGTGTGAGGTTAACGGGGATAAGCTAAGAG AGGAGCTGCGAGGATTCGAATCACGCTGCTGCCGGTTACAGAACAGCTACGATCGATTGCAGAGCGAACGGTTGCAGTTTCTGCGCACGATCGCGACGATCGTTGGCGTCAGCGAGCCGTGTGAGAACAACCTGAGGGACAAAATTCGGGACCTGACCAACCATAACCAGGCACTGCATGAC caaatGGCACAATGTCGCGAGCAGCATCACCAGGAAGCGGCCAAGCATCGGGAACATCAAGAAGCAAGCGCTTGCAGGTTGAAGAGCGAAGAACAACACCGTATGAACCTGGAGGAGCGACTCGAGAAGGCATGCCACGAGCTGCAACACTTCCGTTCTGAGCACACAACG CTGAGCGAGTACTTGCTGAGGTTAGCAAGAGCTCTCTGCTGGAGCGAATGCACGGAACCACCGGCCCCAGGCAGTGACACAACGATCCTGAGCGAGACTCTACTCGAGCGAGCGGAACGTCTCGCAAATCACCACGAACACCACGTGCACGGTATCTGCGATAAG AACTGCTGGGAGTCCAtgaaccatcaccatcatcaccatcacaccACGCATTCCCATTCGGCGACGAAGCTGCGCCGGGAGCGGTCCTGTACCGATCTGCCGCTCAAGGAA AGCTCCACCCTGTACCATATGCAGCGCAAGGTGCGCGTGCTGAAGGAGCAGATCCAGCGGCGCGATCTCCATCTCGAGCTGCTGCGGCGCAAGATCGCCCTGCTGGAGGATAACGCAAGGGGGAAGGCCACACTACAA ACCGAGCGCGATGAGGCGATGCATAAGGCGCGCAAGAACTCGAAGCAAGCCGAACGAACCACGCAGCAGCTGTCGGAGGTGAAGGCTCAGCTGGCTGAGGTGAAGCTACAGTTGACGGAAGCGTCTGAGTACAAGATCACTGCGCTGGAGCGAGCTCGCAAATGTGACGAGTTGCAGGCACGTTTGTGCGATCTGGAAACGGAACGGGAACGTCTTGTGGGTCAGTTGGCGGCGTACAAATCACGTGCTCGATCTGCCGTTGAGACGTCGCATGATCGGAGAGTGCGGGATGAACACGCGATGTCG CATCTTCGAGAGGAGCTGTCTCGCGTAAAGTCGCAGCTAGCCGACACGAACCATCGCTTGTCTCAGCTGCAAGTCTTCCGAACATCGGTCGCAAAATTGCTACATGTGGCGGATTGTGCGGATTCCGATATCCTGCAAAAGCTGCAGTCGGTGTGCAACGGGCACgggcatcaccatcatcaccatcggcatCACAGTGCGTCGAATTTGTCGCGAAGATACGATTCATCTTCACCGTTGGCCACCGGAGACATGCACGTGTCCCGGTACGATGACCTTACTTCGGGCGGTGGTGGCAGAGGAgatggaggaggaggaggaggagctgGATCACAGTCCCTCGGTTGTCGGCCACTCAGCTCAAGCCCGGTTCATAACCGGCGATATATCGACTCGGGCTTcaacgatcacgatcaccaTTTTGATGATGATTTCGATTTTCATAAGAAATATTGA